A part of Myxococcus landrumus genomic DNA contains:
- a CDS encoding HAD-IIB family hydrolase yields the protein MTAHSEGMFPRPLREADLSRVEGVFTDVDGTLTTGHRLRADTVRALERLSAAGLRVVLVSGRPAGWGEAWARQLPVDGVIVENGGLFFLRGARGLRKVYLEPPAERVENRKRLQREVSRVLKQVPGARLSVDSAYTEVDLAVDYNEEARLGDAGASRIESLLRARGVTAVRSSVHVNCWLGRFDKLSATKRFARVAWREKLEPRDGRYVYVGDSFNDAPMFQAFGLGVGVANVRSVLDRIEAPPAFITRAAEGKGFEELARALLARRGRRALEE from the coding sequence ATGACGGCTCACAGCGAGGGGATGTTCCCGCGCCCGCTGCGCGAGGCGGACCTGTCCCGCGTCGAGGGGGTCTTCACGGATGTGGATGGCACGCTGACGACGGGGCACCGGCTGCGCGCGGATACCGTGCGAGCACTGGAGCGGCTGTCCGCCGCGGGCTTGCGGGTGGTGCTGGTGAGCGGCAGGCCGGCGGGCTGGGGAGAGGCCTGGGCGCGGCAGCTCCCGGTGGACGGCGTCATCGTGGAGAACGGTGGGCTGTTCTTCCTGCGGGGGGCTCGAGGGCTGCGCAAGGTGTACCTGGAGCCGCCCGCCGAGCGGGTGGAGAACCGGAAGCGTCTGCAGCGGGAGGTCTCCCGGGTGTTGAAGCAGGTGCCGGGGGCGCGGCTGTCTGTGGATAGCGCGTACACGGAAGTGGACCTGGCCGTGGACTACAACGAGGAGGCCCGGCTGGGGGATGCGGGAGCGTCGCGCATCGAGTCGTTGTTGCGGGCGCGTGGGGTGACGGCGGTCCGCTCGTCGGTGCACGTGAACTGCTGGTTGGGAAGGTTCGACAAGCTGAGCGCGACGAAGCGCTTCGCACGGGTGGCGTGGCGGGAGAAGTTGGAGCCCCGGGACGGCCGCTACGTGTACGTAGGGGATTCTTTCAACGACGCCCCGATGTTCCAGGCCTTCGGTCTGGGAGTGGGCGTGGCCAACGTGCGCTCGGTGCTGGACCGCATCGAAGCGCCGCCGGCCTTCATTACCCGGGCTGCCGAGGGAAAGGGCTTCGAGGAACTGGCCCGAGCCCTCCTTGCCCGGCGGGGCCGAAGGGCCCTCGAGGAGTGA